aacaacataaCTTGGAATTTGAGAAATTCCCCTCCACAATAACAAACTTAAAACttccaaatttgcaatcaattAGAGCTTAAAATAGTTGAAATACCCcatattactttttttaaataaatattataacaatagataataaatataatatacctttttataaaacagaaaaaaaaaattaaaaaaattgagccCCCTCGAACAATGGGCCCAGGGCAGTTGCACTAACTACCCCTATCTACGGTCGGCATTGCCCATCAAAAATTGACCCACTCCACCCAGGCAGCCTCTAAGAAAACGTCAGTGAGCCACCCACAcataacaaataaaagtatGCCACTAAGCCAACCTTGTGAAAACTCCCAATTTCACCCTTGTATATTGTAACATATGTGTTAGTAAAAGGACACGAAGATATGACCGTGACACTCaagtattttcttttaaaaagtaataatTATAGTGTGGTAGTACTAGCATACGATACAttcaaaaaaaagaggaaaagctCATTTCGTTTCTCACCAAACAATACCTCAAGCATTCCAAATAAAGCCATTTGCATTAaagtacatacatatatgaatacacattgaatttcacttcACCATCCTCAAAAGCCAAAACGTTGACCATTTTCATCCTAGGCACACTGCAGAGTAGACGAATTTAAATACACATCCATCAGTATTCAGTACGTAATGGCAAAGCTCATCACAACTCATCTCCCGGCAActataattttctttacacTCCAAGCCCAAGTACTGCTCTTTGATGAATCAGCAGCACAAGCAACAGGAGGTCAATGTGAAAAAGGAATTGACTTCCATCTCCTTCATTGCCTAATATTGATTGTAAGGTCTTGCGAAAGAGAAGAATGCCTCCTCTCGGATATTGACATTTGCTGCAAAGAGTTGGAGTTTTTGGATCCGGCGTGTCGATGTCCACGATTGATGCAAATGGTGGAATTGCAGAGGTTCTTTACAACGAGACCAAAATGGAAGAAATGCGCAAAAGAGCAAAGAACTTTCCGGCTTTCTGCAACTTAGCACAGACCGAGTGTCCCTCTTAATTTTTCACTTGTAGTGGTTGTCCTATTAATTAAGGAGAATAAATTAAGCTATTTATAAGTCAAGTTTGAGATTTGGTACGTGACTATATACTTCAAAAGCTGCATGTGTACGAGATAGCTCGAATTTAATTCAAGTTCCTCTCGTTCAATTAATTTTAGCTCATAAATTATAATGTTATAAGATCTAAAACTGAAAGTATTAAAACAAAGGCGGAACTATGAATTTTTCGAATGGTGGACTAGCTAAAttttttagcttaaaatctaatgatattttttaacttacaatttctatattttttttttctagaaataaaagtatacattaaatcatataacCACGCTAGTTCATAGCCCTATGaactaattttcaataagtttagcaacaacaaaaaattaagatTAAATGCAACAAAGGGGTTAACACAAGAATAATGGGGAAACTGTCaagaagaccaaaaaataatatttccctATTCATAGAGATAATGGGGAAACTGCCAAGAAGACCACAAAACGAGGGCCCCAACCACAAGTGGAAACGGCAAGTTGATGGGCTAAAAACAACATGGACtacaataattaatttaaataaaattcttcGAAAAATTACATGGTAGCCTTGTAGGTAGTTGCGCCCGTGTATTAAAAGTTGAATGCAATCCATATGCTCTCAGGATAGGCTACTGTAAAGAAGAAGGCTGAAAGTCCTATTCCAACTCTTTCTCTTAATTATGTTCTATGAAAACCTGATTAGTAAGAGCTTTTTATTACTCAAGTTGCAGCATATGCATGTTGCATGCGTCAATCAAAACTACTGTttctaaaccaaaaaaaaaaacgaagaaaATCTCATTTCGTTCTCGCCAAAAAAATCCTTCGAGCATTCCAAAAGCCATTTGCTACATTGAAATTTTACCTCACCATCCTTAAAAGGCAAATACACTGCTTGCCTGGCATCACTACTAGCAAACACCGCAAGGCTTAACCATCAAACCTTTGTATAAGGATGCACgtcaaaatatacatataagaGTCATAAATTCATAATGGCAGCTCATCTGTTtgcaaaaattataattagctTCTTCACACTACTCCTAGCCCTAGAAGCACAACCAGCAGGAGGTCAATGTAAGAGAGGAGGTAATAAGTACACATACGGCCACCTCTTTCACCGCGAAAGATTGCTGACGGGggtatgcaaaagaaaagaatgctTCGCCTTGAATGTTGATGTTTGCTGCAAAGAATTGGAGGATTTGGATGAGCTGTGTCGATGCCCTCTGTTGATGGAAATGGTGGAAGCGCAGAGATTATTTTACAACGAGATAAAATTCGAAGAAATGCCCCAAAAAGCAAGGAAGTCACCTGCTTTCTGCCACTTAGCACTGACAGGGTGCCCACAATCCCTCTTAATCTATAGCTTGTAGTTTTGGTATTATAAGTTCAGGAGAACAAAGCTATATAGATGTCCGTCCTATTAATTTGACATCTCTTTCAAATGCCTCTTGTTAAAGTATTTTAGgtaaattttaggtttcatctttttattaGTCTCTGAACTTAGACCCAATTTGCATTTGAatacctcaatttccaaaatggttcccatggtcctttaactttagtttcgtttgCACAACTAGTCCCACCGTTACTTCTGTCaattttttctgttaaatgcaagggcaaaatgatatttttatattaaaacacaaaaaaaatgaataaaaaatcatatctttaaaataacaataaaataaaatacataaataaaccataaataaataaattttagggGGAGTAAAAATCGGGATAGAGGGGAAAATgtagagtttaattttaatattttagtttttttaattttttattcatattttaatcaattttgatacaaaaataccattttgcccatgcatttaacaaaaaagttaacaaaattgacggcaggatcatttgtcctaacgaaaaGTGAAGTTAAATGACCACGAGAACCGTTTtagaaattgaggtactcaaatgcaaattgaGTCTAAATTCatggactaataaaacgattaaccctaaattttaaataatttattccTCTCCAAGAGTACAGCAACAAAGATAATAAAACCTCATTGTACAATAATGAGTCAACTATACAAAATTATGGAGGAAATTTCTGATGTAGAAGCAATGTAGGCAAACTTTGTTGCTGCAAGTTTGGGCTTTGAGCTTAAGATTTAGAACAATGGCCCTTCTTTTATAAGAAGTTTGGGCTTTGAGCTTAGATTTAAAACAATAGCCCGTCATTTATAAGAAAACGGCAAGACGAGTGAAACTCACTAGATCAAAcaacattttcatttttgagatcatttttggaattttattattttcatttttagacttttaattataattccTAGTGCTTCTAGAGTTTGAGGTACTATTTTTCAACTTTAGTTGGGTTTAAGTTGTTATCTTATTCTCAACTTTCTAGTGGATTCCAATTTTCATGCGGCGATCGCTTGATATCCTTTGATTGTCACGTTGTGTCAATCTCGTTATTAAATACAATACAACTCATGGTAACACTCCCTTTTGTTAGAAATATGTCCTAGTCAAACATGTGATGTTgctttttgaatatttcaccatTTTTTATGGGCAAGATCGTTGTTTTTAACCATGATATTTGGTCTATAATCATAGCAGTAAAACAACAATCCTTGGAATATGAAATAGTATAAGGGTTATGCAATGATATTGGATTAAGGAAACCTCTCATACTTACACATCATTTCCTAAACGTTCATGATCATAGGATTATTAATTAGGCATTGATCATCCACAAAGACTGGTACACACTATATATGCTCAATTAGAAGGATACTAGTCTCAAGTCATTACATGTAGAGATACTGAGATAAGTGTGTAGGTGCTTGTAAAGATAAGTACATTGAACGCAATCAAACCACGAGTTCTAGGATTGAGATCTTTACTCAAATGTCAAACTACAACTCATAAGTTACAATAGTGCAAACTAGGCCTCAAACATAAGACATCATAGTTGTCTTGTGGGTGAATCGTTTGTCTTTGAGAATGCTATAATGCTCGATATGACTCAAAGGTGTTATCGGAATTCTTGATGAACTCAAAGAGGCAAGTGAATGTACAATTAATGAATTTCTACTCTCAGCAAGGAGAGTGAATACTCTAAAGATATGATTGAAGAAATCTCTGCAAAGTAATGATATGattagaaaagaaatttgTAAACATAACTAATTAATCATATAAGTGGAGATTTCATATTAGGGTTTAACAAAAGCATCTGTACCCTGGTAATATGAATTAGGTGATTTCAAGCATATTGATTTAGTAAGTTGACCAATTTAGTGCCATCTTCCCTTGTTTCATTCGATTGAATTGGTGGAGTTTTCCCAAATGCATGCTGACAATTGTCACCAACAGTGATATGCCTTGCTTCAGTGTGTGATATGCCATGTGTTTGGGACCTACAACTTGTTTCCGTCACCTCCATCGGCATCAATTTCGTTGTAGATTCGTTGTCCTCACTAGGTCTTGCCATACACAGTTATCATAGCTAGATCACATTGTAGTCGTCATTGTTGATCTAACCGAAAATCGAAACTAACATGCATTGAACCATTTATTTGGTGACTGATCAGTGTGGAGGTTCCATGCCGGTTCTGATTCCTCCAACATCTCACTAACCACTAGttgattcaaaaaaaattattgagagTCATCTCCTCTCCATTGTTGAACTCATCTTCCCTAGGATCATCAACACGAAAAACTCCTCCTCAAACTTATTTTCATGTCACTAGAATGAGCTACATAAAGGGtcttagggctcgtttgggagtAATTTTTGAGGATTTTAAGTGGTTCTGGGGAGAAACACTTCTCATGTGCTtcttcataaaatcacttaaaatcaTTTAAAGTAATTATTTTAAGAAGTGATTATCCATAAAAGTGATTATTGGCATCTCtagaatcactcccaaacgagcACTTACAGAACAATGACTTGGCCTAACAAGTTAGGGCAAGcaaccaattttctttttttatttcatttattgCCGCATATAGCTAACTTGGGtcactcttttctttttctttttttttaatacaagtgatagtctaaactaaatAGAATGGAGGTTTCTTACGCACATACTACCAAGATGTCATTGAAGTTGCATCCTCTATCCATTTACTTATTCATTGAATTAATATTTGAAAGAATGAAGAATGACTTTCTGGAGTGGATAGCGCAGCTccaaagcaaaaaataaaaccaaacacGCTCGTTTCATGAAAGTAGCTACTAAAATTTATATCTTCAGCCAAAGTCCCATGCCTTCTTTCCTAATAAAAGaaaggggaaaagaaaaaaaattgaaggggCTGACCACTGTCACGTGAGGACTTTGAATCATGTTGTAATGGAGACGACACAACCCCATGTGAGGTCATGAGGTCCACCAAACCAAgcttttatgtttttgctCAAGAACCCAACTTCTTCCTTTACCTTAACGttattttctctttgcttTGCACAAAATGTGCTGTTTCTTAAAGCTAATTACCTACTTATAACATGATAGGCCTGCAGAGTACTTGTCTCGTACATCTAATGCACCGGTTTATTACACtttttagttattaaaaatgaaaatcaaaaaatttaaagattaAAATTCGACcgtcaataaaataatacatcTAAACTCGCATGACGGCTCTATTTTGATTATCcacacaaagaaataaaagtctTAGCTTTTGTTGTCAAAAAACATAACTCTTCGCTTAAGTAGTCAGCCTGATTTGCAATCATTTTTAACTTGACTATGGAAAATGAGAGGTGAaattaagaagagaaaataaatgaatttaatgcTGAAATAATGAACCTACCTATATGAAAAATTCAGTGCACCATTACAGCACTTCAGGCCTGGAGCTGCCGACCAGGCCATGACAAATTAAACAGTGGGGACAAATCTTCAAGGGCCAAGACATGTTCTATGCCatctttattatattataattttgaaaGCCAGGGCCGAAAGGTTGGATAAGACGCGAATATATAGGAAATCTATGATctggaacaaaaataaactttaaatctgcaatttaaagaagaaaaaatagcaAACCATTGACAAGACAATCATTCAACCAACTTTTAGGCCTTGGTCCTGTTATTTTAcccttgattttatttttattattaaaaaattttgaaattgcatttataattcaattaaaaaaatcaataatcaCAAAATGCCAATACAAACTTGTCACAAAGGAACATTACAATGACGAAACATACAAGAAACTCTGCATCACcacaccaaaaaagaaattcgagaaattaaagaaatattcATGGGAAGAATAAGTGTTGAATAATTATTAGCTAAGATACTAATCATGATTGTATTGTTGTCACAATCtaggtaaaaaaaatataacaccACAAACAATCATGATCATGTGtttaaaaaacttttcttCTCATTGAAGCTTTTGATGAACCGATGTCAGTTGATTGTATCATTTGGAATGCAAATGGGGGATGTAATTAACAAAGTAAACCCATTATGATTTTGTAGAAAACTTTTATGTCGGTGTCAGAAATTTATTAGGAATTCATAAAAACACTTGTTTAAGAgtttgaagatgatgatcatATAATCTAGGTagggacaaaaataaaattaggaaGAGAAAGGCCTTCAATCATTGAGATCATGGTGGGGCATACATATATTTTGTCGATCATCATCATGCTATAATGCGCTAGATAATGAAAACTtgtatatttcattttaaagaTGTCTTGTAAATATGAGGAAATTAGCAAATGGCAGTGGAGAAAGGGACCCATGCCTCTGCCTATGGTTGATTATGAAGCAAGCCTCCCAATTGGAACTATTAATTTGAGGTATATTACATGGCCACATTGGTCAGGTTTAGTTTTGGTTTGGGGTTTTGCattctaaactactctaataTACGAATAGAAGGATCGAACTCAAAAGCGAAAAAACGAACATACGAACTTAACCAACTTACCTATCTTTCACATTTCTTTTCCATCGTATATAAATCCACAACAACTCGTTATGTTTGCATTCAATGCAATTTGAGACTGGTGACACCCTTCTTtcacaaccaaaccaaattgCATTGGTAAATggtgaatattatatatatttcatggGATTCACAGTCCAGAAAGCCTTAATTAACCTGTATTTGCATGTGATGTGTTCATCAGCAAATACATGTGCAATCCATATTCAATTACATCCTTAAACCTGTAATCACATGCACAGTGACAGTGAGTGAACCAATCTCACTATACTCCAACTCCTTGTATATatcccaaccccaaaactccAACTCccaaacccatcttcttctctctctctctctctctctctctctctctctctctctctctctctctcaaaacatTTAACACTTGCAGACATCCATCAACAAAACTTAGTGAACAAATACAgagaagctctctctctctctactttcaaccatgaaaatgaaaatgaggtTGTTTTTAATCTCAGTGACAATATTTTGTGCCATTATCTCAAGCGTGAACTCTTGTTCACCAGCAGACTTGGCAGCTCTTAAAGCCATCAAAACCAGCCTCACCGATTCCCATTTGGGCCTCTTCAACTCCTGGGTAGGAACCGACTGCTGCGTAAACTGGTACGGCGTCAGCTGCGACCCCGAAACTAAGCGAGTCGTCGACATTAACCTCCGAGGCGAGTCGGAGGACCCGATACTCACCAAATCGGGTCAGTCCGGGTTCATGTCCGGCTCCATCTCGCCCGAAATTTGCAAACTCGACCGCCTCACCACCCTCATTGTCGCAGACTGGAAGGGAATCACCGGCGAGATCCCCAAATGCCTCACTTCACTCTCCAATCTCCGAGTCCTCGACCTTATCGGAAACAAGATTTCGGGCGATATTCCAGCCGATATCGGAAACCTCAAGATGCTCACCGTCCTCAATCTGGCCGACAACCAGATATCCGGCAAGATTCCGGCTAGCATAGTAAGCATGTCCGGGTTAATGCACCTGGACCTCAGCAACAACCAAATCTCGGGCGAAATGCCGGCCGATTTCGGGAAACTCAAGATGCTGAGCCGGGCTTTGCTGAACCGGAACCAGCTCACCGGGTCGGTCCCTGTTTCCATCGGCAACATGAACCGGCTAGCCGACTTGGACCTGTCCAGGAACCGGATCTCGGGTAGTGTACCGGACTGTCTCGGAAAAATGCAAGTTCTTTCGACGCTGAATTTGGACGGGAACTTAATTTCGGGTCAATTGCCTTCCACCCTTTTGAGCAATCGGGGTTTGGGCATCTTGAACTTGAGCCGAAACAGCATTGGAGGTAACATACCGGACGTTTTCCACGGAAATTCGTATTTCATGGCGCTGGATTTGTCGTACAACAACTTGAAGGGCCCGATACCCGGTTCGCTATCGGCGGCCAAATATATCGGGCACTTGGATCTGAGCCACAACCACTTGTGTGGGACCATTCCGGTAGGCAACCCATTCGATCACCTCGAAGCGTCGTCGTTTGCCAACAATGATTGTCTCTGCGGGAATCCATTAAGGACTTGTTAATGATGGTAATGATTCAATGAATATGATTCGGCCGATAGGGATTGTAAGTTATTGTATCGGTTTCGTTTCGTTTCGTTTCGGTCCGAGGTTCCGGGcagttgttttttattttataatatgtgTGTAATTGTAACAATTTATATTATGTGGTTTAAATTTTCAAAGCTgtaatgaaatttaaaagCTACACCTACAAGAATTTGTCGTTTGTGTCGGGAGttgaaaaggacaaagacaagGCAGAATGCAGAATGCAGATGCATGCACGTGAAACAGAGCATCGTATACTCAATAACTGTTCATAAGATTCGTAGAGTGAGTTAGCAAACTTCCAGATCGTATACTCAATAATTTTGGCCTTGGAAACATCCAGATCGTATTGCCCAACTGTTAATTCAGCCGATATTGGAATCACACGTAGCTTATATTAATAGTTTGACAGCATAACATTCTTTGAACAAAACGAAAATGTTACAATATTAcggtatttaaaaaaagaacataGATGATCATCAAATTGATGTAATCTAAGAGAGTCCCAACTTTAGTTCTTTTGTGATGGAACCTTGATTTAAGGATTTTTATCTGCTTTCTTGGTTAAAGTAGTAATTCAGCTTTAACTTTCGAGTTCACAAAAATGCAAGCACATGAAATTCCATCATAAGTTTGAGACAAACAGATCTGAAGTTAGTGGAAAAAGATGCCGACAACTATATCTCTGTGATGTATGTGTGGAATAATTGGAAATGGGATATTGCTGATATGACTCGGAAAGTTAGGGTGTTTCAAATCTCAAAGCTGAAAAGATTTCAACCTTTCATTTCttgatatattaaaaaatgagaATAAAAAAACGTTAAAAAGTCTTTTCCAACAGAAAACAAGGCAATTAGATACAGATTTCATTTTAGGCCTCAAATTATTTGGATAAGGCGACTAAATCAATCAATCTGTTTGGCTTGGTCGGTCTCCTCAACATTCCCTATTCTCTTGCATGTATAAAAAAGCATTTTCAATGTAACATGCAAATAAAATAGGTAAAATTGTACTATAACAACTTAAGTTGTATGTTGCATACCTATTTGTTTCACGAAAACAGTTGGTCACTTTAAAGGACTAAACAATGCAATTGTACAAACCATTGTTAAGTTATTTACTATTATCTTTTACatttactattttattttatagaaagGAGGTGAGAGAGTGGAGAAGGGAGAGTGTGTATATTTTGCTTATCCATTTACCTATTCGCTTGGAGCATAAAAATGCTAATGTGGCTAGGCAAATAAAATTTGTCAATTTCTTGGCCTCATCTCTTGGAGATACTCAAAATAGTTGATAAAAGAActtcattaaaagaaaaaaagatggaGAAATTTCAAGAAAGAGATGCATGATGATGGACAACAAAGCGTGGAATGCAACACAATTATAGATgataacaataacaaaaattgcaTGTCTGAAATCAATTATAGAGTTAATATAGGCGATTTCCAAGTGGgtcaaatcaaaaccaaatcgTAAATTGCAATTTGGTTCAATTCGGTTCAAAACTAACGAAATCGAAAAAACGAACAAACCAAACCGAACCATCCGAATTGGTTTAATCTGGTCTGTTCAAACAATTCTGGTCGAGTTTTAACCCACGATCACAAACAATAAATCAACATATGCAAGGTGGGTAGTTGCAAGCATTAACTTGCCACCATTTATGTTGGGTTGAGCAGCAGTTCCCAAAACTGGAAGGCTAAGAAGCGAGGTCAAGGTCTCATGAATTTACAGCAAATAAATGCATATACGATATGTCCTAGTCCTACAGAGCACTTCCTCTTAACTATTCCCACGTTGAATTGAATTTACGCACCAAGACAGCCAGTCGCCTGACACTGCCTGCCCCCACTCCCACATTACACAAACAATTTAACTCACAGCGCATGGTGGCAAAGATAAGTATGCTTTTACTAGCATGCGCCGGTTTACACCATTACCTCCCACCTACCTTTTATCCCATAGGAGGACAAGACTCACAAGACCAGTCAGGATCTGAAgctgaagaggccaaaaacggAATATTGATAGGAAAAAATTGGCTCCAATAATTCAATTCAGAATTCAATATCAATAGCACGGTCTGTCTGTCTGTACCTCCACTCATCAACCTCCTTGGATACAGTAATGGGGACATCTTCCTCATTCCATGCTTCACCATATATCAACTCTCAcatttttcttactttttttttttctctgactTAATAATGAGGCATACAATACAAGCCTGGTTGTTAGAATTGTGTGGTTGAAGCACCCTAAACACTAAATGTTGTCATAATGTTATTGAATCAGTTCCTGAAAATTTTATGATCATTCTATAATAACAGAAAATGTGTCCTTTTTTTATCATTCGCTAGGGAGAGGAAGGGGGGAGTATTGGAGTATTATATTGGGTTGCCTCTAAATTGTCTCTTGCGTGAATTGAATTCGGGTGCACCTGGGGGAGGGGAAGGTGTTTGGCCCACTTTTCCATTGTGGTGCCACCCTATGTGCAAAATGTGTCGAATTATTGAATCAGCAGAAAATGacttttaggtttttttttggcactACAGCAAAGAACAGCACATGCACATCCAAGATTCTAATGGTAAAGGACTCATTTAACCTAATTACACACCTGATTATGTATTTTCAAGGGTACATCAAGAAGGAAACTATACCTAATACAAGAGGAAACTATAAGACCAGTTCAAACGCACACTTAATTTGCTTCATCTAATAATGACACATTTGATCTGGATACTAGTAATGATTAAATCAGAGAATTGGATGCTATAGTAATGACATTAGAGAGTTTAAAAGATAGGAAGTAGGTACCAACAATTTACTTTATATGGGTATGAATACCAAAATGATATATTGACCTTTTCTTTCTGCAAAACAATTATACTACACTTGAGGGCCTAAACTCCAATCCATGAACCCGAAATCTAGAATTGTAAAATATGCGTGACAATGAAATCAATCACTTGAATTACCCCACTAACATGAAGAGGTTTTCCTTTTCCCTAACATCTAATCCACTAAGGGAAGCTGTTGTGACGCACAATCAGAACGAACAGTCTTTTCAAACCAAGGAAATTCCactagaaagaaataaaaaattaataaaaattattcctACCAACCATGTCACACTCCGGATCGGCTTCGCCGTAGCAcaatattgtccgctttgggtcCTCCTTACCTTtacagttttgtttctgggagctcacaagcaacttcccagtggaagtcacccatcctgggattgctcttgcccaaactcgcttaacttcggaatTCCCATGACTCCAAAGCCAGTAAACTACCAAAAAGCCTCGTACTAGATGGAgacgggcatgtacatataaggcacatcaccccctctctgttggttgatgtgggatgttacaaaaACACCTATGCTATACATAATGTTCAGTTCTCAACACAACATATCTATCTAACAGATGAGTTTATATGCCCAAATTCTCAGAATTTAAAACTCTAATACTGTGTCCTGTAATATGGGATATACATGAGTATGTAAAACTATGAAACTATTCTTTCTAGAATAGACAAATGTTTGGGAAACAGAGTCATTTGACAAATACAAGAACTATCCTTTCTGGCATGGCTCCTATTCTACCTTTTTGGTAATACTCCCTGTTTGAGTCCTCTTAAGACCCACAGAGTtggaaatatgaaattaaatatcaATACAAGTTATTGCtctctgaaaaattaaaattaaaatcaatgaataaCGAATTTCTCAATATCACATTTCAGATTCAAATCCAATATTCCAAAATCCTTCTGGAGTCAGAGGAGGAGCATACCTATACCGATGTCGAGAAACACCTTCATGGTGCTCACAGCGGAAATTATGCTTATTTTTATCAATGTCCTTACCACCGCCATCATTGGGAAGAACAGCATCATAGAACTTTTTGCACTGCTTGCATTCAACTCCTTTCAAATTTTCCCGCTCAGCTTTCTTTCTTACAGGTTCCACAAACTTGAAACCATTTTTGCCGGCCACTGGAACTGGAATCTGCTGCTTCTGTGGCCTAATTACAGCATTCACATCCTGTGTTTCATCATCTGAGCTATCTAGGTTCATGTCATTTGGAACTGGAACTGGAAGATCAGGAACTTGTTCCATTGTGGCTTTATTCAAGTTTCCTCTGATGTTCTCAAGTGGGGTATCGAGAAAATCATCATGCGGGTCAGGCCCACCTTGGCCTTGACGGGACCTAGTATCTATCCAGCAGGCAGCAGGCCTTTTTCTCCCAGCTACTGGGGCAGATTTTGCAGTGGGAGGGCATTTTGGTGCAACGGGGAAGATGGAAGTAGGAGAGTGAGGACTAGTTTCTTGAATTAGCTTGCCTCCTTTCTCATCCTCCAAGTTATTGTTACAACTGATTTCATTCTTCACTTTTTTCACGTAACCAGCTGCTGCAGAAGCATGCTGATTTTTGTCTACAAAACCTACCATTTTTGCAATAGGTGAATGGATTAAACAAAAGATACCAGCAAATGAAATCATAGTGGTAAAACCAACCATAGGCTAAAAGTAAATGCATGCCTACTATTCGCCTAATTCTATGAAATCAGGAACCAAAGGAAGTTCTTAAAAGTAAAAGATACAACTGAGACTTCAAATCAAAAGTTACAGATGAAGATC
Above is a window of Prunus persica cultivar Lovell chromosome G2, Prunus_persica_NCBIv2, whole genome shotgun sequence DNA encoding:
- the LOC18787088 gene encoding DNA damage-repair/toleration protein DRT100, translated to MKMKMRLFLISVTIFCAIISSVNSCSPADLAALKAIKTSLTDSHLGLFNSWVGTDCCVNWYGVSCDPETKRVVDINLRGESEDPILTKSGQSGFMSGSISPEICKLDRLTTLIVADWKGITGEIPKCLTSLSNLRVLDLIGNKISGDIPADIGNLKMLTVLNLADNQISGKIPASIVSMSGLMHLDLSNNQISGEMPADFGKLKMLSRALLNRNQLTGSVPVSIGNMNRLADLDLSRNRISGSVPDCLGKMQVLSTLNLDGNLISGQLPSTLLSNRGLGILNLSRNSIGGNIPDVFHGNSYFMALDLSYNNLKGPIPGSLSAAKYIGHLDLSHNHLCGTIPVGNPFDHLEASSFANNDCLCGNPLRTC